The genome window ATTTGTGGTTTAGGTTATTTTACCAGTTTAGTCGAAACGTTTTATTTTTCGACTGTGGGTTTAAAAATGTTTCACCGttatcattttagtccactgtggTAACTTCTTTCATTTTTTCTATTAACGAAAatggcaattcggtcattttataccGAATTGCTCttctaaaacaaaaaaaatggatgaagttaacccggtggactaaaatggcaacagtaaaatatttttggatccACATACGAAAAATGAAATCTTTAGACTAAACTATGCAAAATGGCCCAAatcatagggactaaaatgacatttaactctaaaataaattaataaaatattaaaaataataaaataaaaatagggtTTATTAATTTGTTTTGTGTCAAAAGGCTTAttatttactctttttttttttaacttatcgAACCGAAATTGTTAGAGAGAAATCAAATTAAATGATTTTTCTTCCTATGTTATTTACAATACAAGAGGTGCGATTGAAACTTAAAAAAAGGTCCAAGTTCACAGCAACCTACGGGGTAGGAGTTCGGTCTATACGGGTGTGTTACACTTGGTATATCAACCCGAAAGAGAAAACTAAAAAAGTAAAGTTTTAATATGGCTAAAGGATACGgacacatgttttacatcgaatgaaaaacataaaaacaaatgATGGTACCAAGTTCAATAATATCGACGCTAGTAGAGTACTGATAATTGCTATAGCTTAAGATGCCAAAAAATACCATATTTTGATTACAAATTCGTTTTCAACAACGTTTATTTGGGAAGTCGAGAAAAAACTAAACATGCTGCATATTCAGATTTTTTTAAGTTAATGAATGTAAGTTATCTAAAATAAAGACATTTTTAAATGCCTAGCATAAATATTATAACCTGTTGAAAATAATGTTTAATAGCATTTCACATCATTTAACTAGCATGAATATTATAACATGTTGAAAATAATGTTTAATTTTTCGACTTAGACACATATGTAATCATTTAATAAACGGCTTATTTCAGGTTGACTTGTTAAAAAATCAAGTTGTGTTCAAATTAACCTTTTTAACACgttcaaatataaatataaatgtcaACTCACCAACCTATGTAACTAAAGAGATTGGCCATTAACCTTTCGGGTATTGAAAACAATTATTTAGATAAATTTGATAAAATCATTTATACCTTCAATTGCAAATAGATGGATAGAGTATTTGTTAGAATCAACTTATTAATTGTTTCATGTCCAAATTGTTGTTTTTACTTTTTACCTAACCAGTTTTATACCGCTCTAAAAAAAACTCCCGAATCCACCACTCAACTATCAAGTGATATGACTCGGTTCTTGATTCTCATGTACTTAAATTTTTGGTTCAAGTATGGTGGCGGTCCTTTGCGTTTATAGAATGCCATAGTCCCTTTTGTTACCaaaaaatgttttacaaaacttaGCCAAAACTCGGATTTTGAATTTTAATTCAAACGACACATTGTTACGAGTGTTTTTCTAAGCATACGTGTAAGTATGCGTTGATTCGACATTCGAGTAAGTTATAGCTCAAAATCGAACTTGCACCAATGTTTCTGTTTTTATATACATGCATAACCTCTATTCAGTTAAAACGGTTCGGTTATTTCAGTTATTATTAAAAGAGCTTAGGTGAATCTGGTTAAACATCGATGCCATCAACTCGATCAAGTCCACTTTAGTTAATATATACAATCGACTTTTAAGCCAATTATAAAACATGGGCCCGTTAACTTATATGTTTACAAGTATAAGAGTAGGGATGAACACGATACTAGAcagataccgaaaataccggtacaaAACAAGTGCGAAAAGTGGTACCGAAAATAATCGGAAAGGTACGGTACCAGTATTAAATCAACCAAAATACCGGTAGCGATCCCGAAAAGTGGAAAAATGGGTacaggtaccggtaccgaaaatgatcGGTACGGTACCAAACAATAATATTTTGAAAACGCTATAATCATAATGTGTGGTTTATAAGCATAAGGGTTGACTATCTCTAAAACACCAAATGTTTGTAAGCAAAACATATTTATAACATATACATTGGGTGAACCTAACAATAATATTTTCAAAAGAAAGGTTATGCATATATGAACACTATCTTCAATTCTTCACATTTTGATCCTAGCAACTATCATCATATTTATATCAAACCAAACACACTATCAAAAAGACCATGATGACTAGATCTCTATATACTTGACAAAGTCAactgtttgactttgtttctataCAGCGCAATGTTCGTCAACTGTTTGGGTAGTTGATGGCATGGCCAACGGCTCAAGAGACGGTTCACCAGTGGCGGGCCGGTTGTGGATTGATGTCGCAAACATTGATGGGCTTGACCTTAGATGAGGGGCTGGAAAACGTAGTCCTGACCCGGCTAACCTGGTGGGACCCCTGGTCAAACACGGGTCCGTTGGTCGTACCAGTGCAGATGCAGGGATTTGCAAAACATTAACAGCGCTAGTGTCTGTTTTCAAAAGAAATAAAACAGGAAGCAAATGATGTTCTTGAAAGAAATTAAGAAATAAAACAGGAAGCTCGATCAACTTATGAGAGCTAgagctcgagctcaagctcggctcgttggTAGTTTCAcaggctcgggctcggctcgtttataaTCTATTAAATAAACATAATATAAATTATAGACTTATTTAGGCTCTCGAGCtcagctcgataagtgaagcccGGGCTTGTTTActaaacaaacttatttttaagttcgggctcggctcgtaaacaagtttacataggctcggctcgtttactagACAACTTTAAATAAGGGGTAAATGTAGGGGTGCAACGAGCCAAGCTACTCGTGAGCTACTCGAGGTCGGCTCGAAAAAAAAGCTTGAACGAGCTTGAGCCCGAGCCTAAATTACAAGCTTGTTaaataaacgagcccgagcccgagcttcgttTATcgaaaaaataatatattattttatttatatatttaatatacatttaaataataatgattaatatttataaaattatgaaaaataactgaattatatataatataatatttataattaatataaattaattaggAAATAATAAACGAGCCAGGTCGAGCTAAAcgttattaaaattttaataaaaactaatattacactaaggctcgacgagcttcacatgccaagctcgagcttgggctcgaaaacaaacgagctttattttaggctcaagctcagctcgggctcgataaggctcggcttgTTTCGAGCTTTTCCTCGAGCCGATCTTGAGCAACTCGCGAGCCgcttggctcgtttgcaccctAATATTACCTTTATGTGCTCTCTTCAGATTGTGCTCTGGACTCTTCAGATTAAGTTTGTCCCGCCAGTTTCGTGCCAAAATCTCAGCCAAAAGTTTATTAGCGTCAACAAGCTTCTGATAGTCGTCAAGAATCTTAATTTCCGTTGTTAAACTCGTCTCTGAGTCATGGATTAACGCATCGTACTTCTTTTGTACCTCTAAAATCTCCTTTTCGCATTCAACAAGAAGCATCGATTTCTGCATATAAACAATATCATTATCATGATACAATCCAGCCATTACTATAACTAAATTTAGGGTtgcaaatgaaccgaacgaagacgaacaaggccttgttcatgttcgttcgttaaagaaatcatgtgttcacgaactgttcatgttACCAAAcgagattttttgttcgtgttcgttcattaaggaaatgaatgtgttcgtgttcgtgttcgtttgtggtCGTTCATAAAGTTTAGGTaacaaacgttcatgaacataaatgagcTCAAACGAACGTTCCTAAACACAAACGGACACAACAAAAAGGAACATGTATTAAATTTTGAATAAAATCGGTATCTTTCATTACAAATATTACGCAAATCCACCCATAGTATACTAACttaatatttattatataatttaaatagtATTTCAATTCActaatatttattaaatattttattatgggaattttgaagtatttaaatataaaatataaaaaaatcataccCCGATGAGCTATCGAAcccaaacgaacataaacgaacacattaccgaaACGAACGAACgtgacctctgttcatgttcgttcatttattaaacaaacgaacttcccgccaaacggtttacgaattgttcgctgaacgtacagttcatttgcagccctaacTAAAATAAGACGTGTTTCTATAATCAAACAAAACCTTTTCTTGATATGACTTGGTGATTTGTTCTCGCTCCTTTCGAATTCTTTCGGTTTCCGTTTCAAGAGGCGGAGAACTAGAATAACGTGGCCGTAGTTGATCGTCGGGACCCGCTTCACTTGTTGTAGGATTTAAAGCAACCGAATCGGAAATACTTGTCGAAGGTGGTATTGGTAACCGTGCACATTTTCTTCCGACTTTATCAAGCGCTTTTCTCTTACTTTTAACATTTGATTTTACAGAAGACGAATTAGTTGCATCGTTTTGATCTTGATTTTCACCTTCAAGTCGTTTTTGCGTTGGCTTTTGAACTCTCCGAGACAACCTGCTACAAGGGCTTTTCAGTCTATGTTGACTTTGTTTGACCAAATCACTCCAAAAATCAGAAGGTGAGCTATCACTCAAGAACTCAACAGAACAACTTTCAATCGGGCGGGTTTCAGTTTCACCGAATAACACGATACTTCCAGAATAACCTCCGTTTTGCATCTGAGCGTTTGATACGATTGAACGGTTTGCGGGACCCGTTTCGACACTCGTGTTCGTCAACAGGGATGACAACTCGTGAACCAAATCGTTTATAAACGATTCAGTTCCGGAGTCGGTGCTGCTTTCGAGCTTACCGAATAAGTACGGCGCACCCCATCCTAACAACTGGTGGCAGACACTCCAACTATTATAACTGTCGACAGTTGTACCTTGCTTTGAAAGAATAAGCGCTTTCTCTTCAACAGTGAATGCTGAATATAACCGGAAAACGTTTAACCGCTCACGATGTGAATCGATGGTGATCCGCTTAAGGGCTTTTACGTCATTTAACGGGTTCGGATCACTGTTGAATAATATCACGACATCCACACGCAAAAGTCTAATGCTTGAATGACAAGCCTGGTAATCAAATAAGCAAATGAAACTTTCACTATCCACATTGTTGAACGTTTctaataattcttttttctttGCGGGCGAAGAATTCGAAAGAATCTTTCCGGAAATGTATACGTACGAATTCTCGCCGAATCTTTGATGAACAAGGTCATCCAAAAAATGTCCGGTTGATATCTTTTCCGAATTAATCGCCGACTGTCAATCAACAAAATTCACTTTTAAATAAACAAAATGATGTAAAGCGCGTAGAGCTGCAAACGAATCGAACGTTCAGTGAATAGCGGGAAGTTCGTTCGTTTGTAACACAAataaacacgaacaagaaattttgttcatttagttaaacgaacgaacatgaacagaggtcgcgttcgttcatttatgttcgtgaaagTTCGGTAACGTGTGCGTttatgttcgatagttcattagtgttttagTTTTTATATGCTATttatatacttcaaaattccaacaaataaaatatttaattaatgtCGGTATaatatatattctgttcatgactATTTGCTTGTAttcgttcatttgtgttcattaATGTTCGTTACCTagaattaacaaacgaacacaaacaaacaagaacacgttcatttccttaacaaacgaacatgaacataaaatctcgttcggtaagtgttcatgaacagtcaTGAACACATATATTACCTACATATACAAAGAAGATGGCCGGCAATAGTTCCGCCATCACATTGGTGGGAAAGGGAGGCTGGccccatctttcttctttttttttttttttccttttttgcaTTTTTAAGCTTAGTATAATTTTCAACACATACAAATTCAATGGGCGATAATAGTTGTTTTCACCTATTGGGTGAAATGGGCGGTGGAGGGAACAGTGTCAGGactgcctggcactcccctattggaccaacaaatttacgattttatcccgctttaaacttacgattttgccatcagttcaaaattatgtttttgcccccacttaaaaataaatttacgcttttgcccctagctaaaaatttcaattttgccctcggttaaaaattacgactttgccctgtttaaatttacagttttaccaTTAGTTTTTCCCCCCttataattacgattttgccatgagttcaaagttatgtttttaccccGAGTTAAAAATAAATTCACGCTTTTGCTTCCAGCTAAAAAATTcagttttgccctcagttcaaaattacgattttacccgtttaaatttacagttttgccattagtttttttttttctcacaaccaagttacgattttgccctcaaattaaatttacattttctccattgtttttgtttgttttactggttaaattacaatttttccccagtgtaaaattacaatCATGCCGGCAACTGCCTGACACTcccccattggtccatttaattgACGATTTTATCCCTGAAAAAAAAGtatgatttcgccctcagttGAAAATTACGTTTtcccattgttttagtttttttagcaaaagtagaaaactttttttaattggttgactagatttaattttttttctgtGTCAAGGAGCCGCCTAACAcacgctcattagtcctgaaaaattacagttttgcccttaTTCGAAAAAtgtcgttttagttttttttttcctagcaaaattatagtagtgtttttttaattgattgagaattattcggccatcgccccgcaacgcgggcaggGCACCAACTAGTTTCTTAACAAATGAACAccaacaaggtcttgttcgtgttcgttcgtggACTTAAGCGCATATGCAACATGTTCAAGAATTTGGTTACCTGAAACAGAACAAGTGTTCTTAACCCACATCGTTTAATCTCTAGTAGCAGCTTGTCGAGAACTTGCAGTTTGCCGCTGATATTGATTTCAGCAGCCAACGGATCATCAACCGAAGAAGGTTTCGAAGAATTACGCAAAGTAGGGTCCGCAAGATACGGGTGATCACAACACTACAAATACAATTAATCAAATTAAGAAGTATTTACGGTTTACCAAAGGGAATGTGGAACCCAAGAAATACAACCACGATACGAACCTTTTGGATCTGCGTGATAACGTTATGGAGTGGAGATTTTCTTGATGATGAAGTGAGTGCGTCCAAATTTGAAACTAGAATTGAACAATATTGTTCGATTTGCGTTGAAGAAAGATGAACCGGAACCCAATACTCGTCAAATTCAGGTGTGCTGAACATGCACTCGAATGCAATAAATGGCGAGAGTTTTTCTTTCAATGTGTTAATATCATCGTTCGTTTTCATATCAGCATCAATATGTATCTTTTCGTTTTTGCAATCAACCAGTGAAAGAATATTACGGTAACTCTGCAGAGTATCCTGAAACGGTTGACTAAAAGTTAGCAAATGTAATAAACAAAGGCTGCAGCCTGCAGTTGTGGCAGGCCAGGGGTCAAACTGGCTGAGCTGAGTTGACTTTCAGGCCGTTTGGCCAAATGAAGTTGAATTTCAGCCCGTTTGACGAAATGAAGTTGACTTTCAGCCCGTTTGACCAA of Helianthus annuus cultivar XRQ/B chromosome 1, HanXRQr2.0-SUNRISE, whole genome shotgun sequence contains these proteins:
- the LOC110881881 gene encoding helicase protein MOM1-like isoform X1, producing MDLIEQTKGQERDKINIKNSEKKSMKPKKLNAHYYKKLFQICGPKVKGSNDAKDTVAEESKSCSVSRHKKRRLCSGQVFGESVQQSGAKDEIESSVYSVSTETHNHVLPYVNKLCDYRNRGQNTVFFDGQDWLAKVVSFVSSLLDDIKKPILIIASSSAVSLWEIEFSKWSKSVKVVTYKGTKDIQSAIKDLDCQVLLSSPDAIFEDMDMFIHIKWELLVLDECQRAVFSTHFTKFQMLMADMKLLTVTGESVDTLQSYRNILSLVDCKNEKIHIDADMKTNDDINTLKEKLSPFIAFECMFSTPEFDEYWVPVHLSSTQIEQYCSILVSNLDALTSSSRKSPLHNVITQIQKCCDHPYLADPTLRNSSKPSSVDDPLAAEINISGKLQVLDKLLLEIKRCGLRTLVLFQSAINSEKISTGHFLDDLVHQRFGENSYVYISGKILSNSSPAKKKELLETFNNVDSESFICLFDYQACHSSIRLLRVDVVILFNSDPNPLNDVKALKRITIDSHRERLNVFRLYSAFTVEEKALILSKQGTTVDSYNSWSVCHQLLGWGAPYLFGKLESSTDSGTESFINDLVHELSSLLTNTSVETGPANRSIVSNAQMQNGGYSGSIVLFGETETRPIESCSVEFLSDSSPSDFWSDLVKQSQHRLKSPCSRLSRRVQKPTQKRLEGENQDQNDATNSSSVKSNVKSKRKALDKVGRKCARLPIPPSTSISDSVALNPTTSEAGPDDQLRPRYSSSPPLETETERIRKEREQITKSYQEKKSMLLVECEKEILEVQKKYDALIHDSETSLTTEIKILDDYQKLVDANKLLAEILARNWRDKLNLKSPEHNLKRAHKDTSAVNVLQIPASALVRPTDPCLTRGPTRLAGSGLRFPAPHLRSSPSMFATSIHNRPATGEPSLEPLAMPSTTQTVDEHCAV
- the LOC110881881 gene encoding helicase protein MOM1-like isoform X2, with the protein product MDLIEQTKGQERDKINIKNSEKKSMKPKKLNAHYYKKLFQICGPKVKGSNDAKDTVAEESKSCSVSRHKKRRLCSGQVFGESVQQSGAKDEIESSVYSVSTETHNHVLPYVNKLCDYRNRGQNTVFFDGQDWLAKVVSFVSSLLDDIKKPILIIASSSAVSLWEIEFSKWSKSVKVVTYKGTKDIQSAIKDLDCQVLLSSPDAIFEDMDMFIHIKWELLVLDECQRAVFSTHFTKFQMLMADMKLLTVTGESVDTLQSYRNILSLVDCKNEKIHIDADMKTNDDINTLKEKLSPFIAFECMFSTPEFDEYWVPVHLSSTQIEQYCSILVSNLDALTSSSRKSPLHNVITQIQKCCDHPYLADPTLRNSSKPSSVDDPLAAEINISGKLQVLDKLLLEIKRCGLRTLVLFQACHSSIRLLRVDVVILFNSDPNPLNDVKALKRITIDSHRERLNVFRLYSAFTVEEKALILSKQGTTVDSYNSWSVCHQLLGWGAPYLFGKLESSTDSGTESFINDLVHELSSLLTNTSVETGPANRSIVSNAQMQNGGYSGSIVLFGETETRPIESCSVEFLSDSSPSDFWSDLVKQSQHRLKSPCSRLSRRVQKPTQKRLEGENQDQNDATNSSSVKSNVKSKRKALDKVGRKCARLPIPPSTSISDSVALNPTTSEAGPDDQLRPRYSSSPPLETETERIRKEREQITKSYQEKKSMLLVECEKEILEVQKKYDALIHDSETSLTTEIKILDDYQKLVDANKLLAEILARNWRDKLNLKSPEHNLKRAHKDTSAVNVLQIPASALVRPTDPCLTRGPTRLAGSGLRFPAPHLRSSPSMFATSIHNRPATGEPSLEPLAMPSTTQTVDEHCAV